One genomic window of Sphingobacterium oryzagri includes the following:
- a CDS encoding NlpC/P60 family protein — MILGICSLTIVPLRASASHRSEMVNQVRFGEIVEILEEASEWAFVRMLEADYTGWLQVGQYEIWPGDLAAFEADKKYVVDLDGGIARGEKRRVNLLPGTKLSKSLIENPLSDNDYHVSGKLREANLHDFAQELPKLIAYYRDSPYLWGGRSVFGIDCSGLTQLIYAHFGIDLPRDAYQQAEQGRVVDFLPEIKPGDLAFFDNEQGKITHVGMMIDSETILHASAYVKIDKLDGEGIYHTAISRYTHKLRIVKRYF, encoded by the coding sequence ATGATCCTTGGTATCTGTAGTTTAACAATTGTTCCGCTTAGAGCATCCGCTTCTCACCGTAGTGAAATGGTCAATCAAGTGCGCTTCGGCGAGATCGTCGAGATTCTGGAAGAAGCAAGCGAGTGGGCATTCGTCCGCATGTTGGAGGCGGATTATACGGGTTGGTTACAAGTCGGACAATATGAAATATGGCCTGGCGACCTTGCAGCCTTTGAAGCAGACAAAAAATACGTTGTTGATCTGGATGGCGGCATCGCCAGGGGAGAAAAGCGTAGGGTGAACCTACTTCCGGGTACGAAATTAAGCAAATCATTAATAGAAAATCCGCTGTCTGATAACGATTATCACGTTTCGGGAAAGTTACGCGAGGCCAATCTCCATGACTTTGCGCAGGAACTGCCGAAGTTGATCGCCTATTATCGCGATAGTCCGTATCTCTGGGGCGGCAGATCGGTTTTTGGTATTGATTGCTCTGGTTTGACGCAGCTGATCTATGCACATTTCGGTATCGACTTGCCGCGCGACGCTTATCAACAGGCTGAGCAGGGACGCGTGGTGGACTTTCTGCCGGAAATAAAGCCTGGCGATCTCGCTTTTTTTGACAATGAACAAGGAAAGATTACGCATGTAGGCATGATGATCGATTCGGAAACAATACTACATGCATCCGCTTATGTTAAGATTGATAAACTGGATGGCGAAGGGATTTATCATACCGCGATCAGTCGTTACACGCATAAGCTGCGTATCGTAAAGCGTTATTTTTAG